A section of the Sphaerobacter thermophilus DSM 20745 genome encodes:
- a CDS encoding ParA family protein — protein MSRVLALANQKGGVGKTTTAVNVSADLARRGRRILLIDLDPQGNATSSLGVDKHGVERSSYDVLIEGQPVVECLLEAVRPRLDLLAANASLAGAEVELVGVRNREFRLREALAEPRAVYDAIVIDCPPSLGLLTVNALTAADEVIIPIQCEYLALEGLMQLINTIDLVKRRLNPSLDILGVVMTMYDARTRLSAQVVHDVQRFFPTRMFRSVIPRTVRLAEAPSFGQTIFEYDAASRAAAAYTFLGGEVAARLGLASDESDKEVGAAAARGEATP, from the coding sequence GTGTCGCGGGTCCTGGCTCTAGCGAATCAGAAAGGCGGCGTCGGCAAGACGACGACGGCAGTCAACGTCTCAGCCGATCTTGCGCGCCGCGGCCGGCGAATTCTCCTCATCGACCTTGATCCTCAGGGCAACGCTACCAGCAGCCTGGGCGTCGACAAGCACGGGGTCGAGCGCTCCAGCTACGACGTGCTGATCGAGGGCCAGCCGGTGGTCGAGTGCCTGCTCGAAGCCGTCCGCCCGCGGCTGGATCTGCTCGCGGCCAACGCCAGCCTGGCCGGGGCTGAGGTCGAGCTGGTCGGGGTGCGCAACCGAGAGTTCCGCCTGCGGGAAGCGCTGGCGGAACCGCGCGCGGTCTACGATGCCATCGTGATTGACTGCCCGCCGTCGCTTGGCCTGCTGACGGTCAATGCCTTGACGGCCGCCGACGAGGTCATCATCCCCATCCAGTGTGAGTACCTGGCGCTTGAGGGTCTGATGCAGCTCATCAACACGATCGACCTGGTCAAGCGGCGGTTGAACCCGTCGCTCGACATCCTGGGCGTGGTGATGACGATGTACGACGCGCGTACGCGCCTGTCGGCGCAGGTCGTGCACGATGTCCAGCGCTTCTTCCCGACTCGGATGTTCCGGTCGGTGATCCCGCGCACGGTGCGACTGGCGGAAGCGCCCAGTTTTGGCCAGACGATCTTCGAGTACGACGCTGCGTCTCGCGCCGCGGCGGCCTATACCTTCCTTGGCGGCGAGGTGGCGGCCCGGCTCGGGCTGGCGAGCGACGAGAGTGACAAAGAGGTGGGCGCGGCGGCTGCGCGCGGGGAGGCGACGCCGTGA
- the guaB gene encoding IMP dehydrogenase, whose product MTVMRDQEVAKLLEAPSLDEVFAEKVVGVGLTFDDVLLVPMESSVLPKDARTDSRLTRRISLKIPIVSAAMDTVTEGRMAIAMAREGGIGILHRNMSIEEQVAEVDKVKRSESGMIVEPVTLQPDDPVSEALAVMAHYHISGVPITDEHGKLVGILTNRDLRFETDVNQPIANLMTKENLITVPVGTTLEQAEEILHQHKIEKLPVVDEHGYLKGLITVKDIQKRIQYPNATKDAQGRLRVGAAVGVGADALDRAAALIEEGVDVLVVDTAHGHSRGVIEMVAAIKRRWDIDVIAGNIATGAAAQALIEAGADAVKVGVGPGSICTTRVVAGIGVPQITAIMDVARVARAAGVPVVADGGIQYSGDIAKAIAAGADTVMLGSLLAGVDESPGEVILYQGERFKEYRGMGSLGAMKARSYSKDRYFQEDVESLAKFVPEGIEGRVAYKGPLSATLYQLVGGLRSSMGYCGAATISEMQTKTRFIQITSAGLRESHPHDVVITKEAPNYRVVR is encoded by the coding sequence ATGACGGTGATGCGGGACCAGGAGGTAGCGAAACTGCTCGAGGCGCCGAGTCTGGACGAGGTATTCGCAGAGAAGGTCGTGGGTGTCGGCCTGACGTTCGATGACGTGTTGCTCGTGCCGATGGAGTCGAGCGTCCTGCCCAAGGACGCGCGAACGGACTCGCGCCTGACCCGGCGCATCAGTCTGAAGATCCCGATCGTGTCTGCCGCGATGGACACCGTCACCGAGGGTCGCATGGCGATCGCCATGGCGCGCGAGGGGGGCATCGGCATCCTGCACCGCAACATGTCGATCGAGGAGCAGGTGGCCGAGGTCGACAAGGTCAAGCGCAGCGAGTCGGGCATGATCGTCGAGCCGGTCACACTCCAGCCGGACGATCCGGTGAGCGAGGCGCTGGCGGTGATGGCCCACTACCACATCTCGGGTGTGCCGATCACCGATGAGCACGGGAAGCTCGTGGGCATCCTGACCAACCGTGACCTGCGCTTCGAGACCGACGTCAATCAGCCGATCGCCAACCTCATGACCAAGGAGAACCTGATCACGGTCCCGGTCGGCACCACGCTCGAGCAGGCCGAAGAGATCCTGCACCAGCACAAGATCGAGAAGCTCCCGGTGGTGGACGAGCACGGCTACCTCAAGGGGCTGATCACGGTAAAGGACATTCAGAAGCGCATCCAGTACCCGAACGCGACCAAGGACGCGCAGGGACGGCTGCGGGTCGGGGCGGCGGTCGGCGTCGGTGCCGATGCGCTGGATCGGGCGGCCGCGCTGATCGAAGAGGGGGTGGACGTCCTGGTGGTGGACACCGCGCATGGCCACTCCCGCGGCGTGATCGAGATGGTGGCCGCCATCAAGCGACGCTGGGATATCGACGTCATTGCCGGGAACATCGCCACCGGCGCGGCGGCACAGGCGCTGATCGAGGCGGGGGCCGACGCCGTGAAGGTGGGCGTCGGGCCCGGGTCGATCTGCACGACCCGCGTCGTGGCGGGGATCGGCGTGCCACAGATCACGGCGATTATGGACGTGGCCCGGGTCGCCCGCGCGGCGGGTGTACCAGTGGTCGCCGACGGCGGGATCCAGTACTCGGGCGATATCGCCAAGGCGATCGCGGCAGGGGCCGATACGGTGATGCTTGGGAGCCTGCTCGCCGGGGTGGACGAGAGTCCGGGCGAGGTCATCCTCTACCAGGGGGAGCGCTTCAAGGAGTACCGCGGCATGGGCTCCCTGGGCGCGATGAAGGCGCGCTCCTACAGCAAGGATCGCTACTTCCAGGAGGATGTCGAGAGCCTGGCGAAGTTCGTGCCGGAGGGGATCGAGGGTCGGGTCGCGTACAAGGGCCCGCTCTCCGCCACGCTCTACCAGCTCGTCGGCGGGCTCCGGTCCTCGATGGGCTACTGCGGTGCGGCGACGATCTCCGAGATGCAGACCAAGACCCGCTTCATCCAAATCACCTCCGCCGGGCTGCGTGAGAGCCACCCGCATGACGTGGTCATCACCAAGGAGGCGCCCAATTACCGCGTTGTGCGGTAG
- a CDS encoding glycosyltransferase family 4 protein produces MRIAQVAPLYERVPPRLYGGTERVVYALTEELVRRGHDVTLFATADSITSARLAPMAEAGIRLAGIKEPLPLHVAMLEEVYAQADQFDIIHSHVDVLGFPFARASAVPTVSTMHGRLDLPEYRRVLSRFSEQRLVSISHSQRKPVRDLPLNWVGTVYNGIRLEHFPFRDEPEDPPYLVFLGRISPEKGPIEAVKVARAVGLPLKVAAKIDPADADWADEHFLPILEGGGVEFLGEVDEPTKAALLGGALATLFPIQWPEPFGIVMTESLACGTPVIALRGGSVEEVLVDGVTGFICDSLEEMAEAVSQVERIDRRACRAHVEAKFSAAAMTDGYEAIYERVLATEVAARPALTILPQQQGGAADRVVPLAAKQDLVMPKVEEQAVPVGE; encoded by the coding sequence ATGCGAATCGCGCAAGTCGCACCGCTGTACGAGCGCGTGCCGCCGCGGTTGTATGGCGGGACGGAGCGCGTCGTGTACGCGCTGACGGAAGAACTCGTGCGGCGGGGGCACGATGTCACGTTGTTCGCGACGGCGGACTCAATCACCTCAGCTCGGCTGGCGCCGATGGCGGAGGCCGGGATCCGGCTCGCGGGAATCAAAGAACCGCTGCCGCTGCACGTGGCGATGCTCGAAGAGGTCTATGCCCAGGCCGACCAGTTCGACATCATCCACTCCCACGTTGACGTGTTGGGCTTCCCCTTCGCGCGCGCGTCGGCGGTTCCGACGGTGTCCACCATGCATGGTCGGCTCGACCTGCCGGAATACCGGCGGGTCTTGTCCCGCTTCTCCGAGCAGCGTCTCGTCAGTATCAGCCACAGCCAGCGGAAGCCGGTGCGCGATCTGCCGCTGAACTGGGTTGGGACGGTCTACAACGGCATCCGGCTGGAGCACTTCCCCTTCCGCGATGAGCCGGAAGACCCGCCCTATCTCGTCTTCCTCGGGCGGATCTCGCCGGAGAAGGGGCCGATCGAGGCGGTGAAGGTGGCACGCGCGGTGGGCTTGCCGCTCAAGGTGGCGGCCAAGATCGATCCGGCCGATGCCGATTGGGCCGATGAGCATTTCCTGCCGATCCTCGAGGGCGGGGGCGTGGAGTTCCTGGGCGAGGTGGACGAGCCGACCAAGGCGGCCTTGCTCGGTGGGGCCCTGGCCACATTGTTCCCGATTCAGTGGCCGGAGCCGTTCGGAATCGTCATGACCGAGTCTCTGGCGTGTGGCACGCCGGTCATCGCGCTGCGTGGCGGATCGGTGGAAGAGGTCCTGGTCGATGGTGTCACCGGCTTCATCTGCGACTCGCTGGAGGAGATGGCCGAGGCCGTCTCGCAGGTGGAGCGGATCGACCGTCGGGCCTGCCGCGCGCATGTCGAGGCGAAGTTCTCGGCGGCCGCGATGACCGACGGCTACGAGGCGATCTACGAGCGCGTGCTCGCGACCGAAGTCGCTGCGCGACCGGCCCTCACCATCCTGCCCCAGCAGCAGGGCGGAGCGGCTGATCGGGTGGTGCCATTGGCGGCCAAGCAGGACCTGGTGATGCCGAAGGTCGAGGAGCAGGCGGTGCCGGTCGGCGAGTAG
- a CDS encoding FmdB family zinc ribbon protein: MPLYAFRCDTCGPFDVRRPFAQAQEPALCPVCSVPGQRVLTPPGLYRTSPGLRQALTLEERSAHEPEVVTRPPGGFPGRPFHVHGNHVH, encoded by the coding sequence ATGCCACTCTATGCCTTCCGCTGCGACACCTGCGGCCCCTTCGATGTCCGCCGCCCCTTTGCCCAGGCACAGGAACCGGCACTCTGCCCGGTGTGTTCAGTGCCGGGGCAGCGCGTCCTGACTCCACCCGGGCTCTACCGGACCTCGCCGGGCTTGCGTCAGGCTCTGACGTTGGAAGAGCGCAGCGCGCATGAGCCGGAGGTCGTCACCCGACCACCCGGCGGGTTCCCAGGTCGTCCGTTTCACGTCCATGGCAATCACGTGCACTAG
- the fmdA gene encoding formamidase has translation MPPEVVFKIDQTKSMRDQDVPGHNRWHPDIPAVASVKPGQDFRVECREWTDGQIGNNDSAADVRDAKLNVAHMLSGPIEIEGAEPGDLLVVDILDIGPIQTETTGPAPGQGWGYTGIFAKHNGGGFLTDHFPDAYKAIWDFHGIYATSRHIPGVRFAGITHPGLFGTAPSHELLAEWNRRERALIEKDPNRVPPLALPPEPDGVLAGKLTGPELERIGREGARTVPARENGGNHDIKNFTRGARVYYPVFVPGAKLSGGDLHFSQGDGEITFCGAIEMGGFIDFGVDLIKDGMNKYGITTNPVFIPGPVEPRYSTFLSFIGFSVDEHSGENLYIDATVAYRRACLNAIEYLKKFGYSGEQAYLLLGAAPIEGRISGVVDIPNACCSLYLPVEIFEFDIRPNAQGPTMANRGSAART, from the coding sequence ATGCCACCCGAGGTCGTCTTCAAGATTGATCAGACCAAGTCGATGCGCGATCAGGACGTTCCGGGACACAACCGCTGGCACCCGGACATCCCCGCCGTCGCATCAGTGAAGCCGGGCCAGGATTTCCGGGTCGAGTGTCGCGAGTGGACCGACGGTCAGATCGGCAACAACGACAGCGCCGCCGACGTGCGGGATGCCAAGCTGAACGTGGCGCACATGCTCAGCGGGCCGATCGAGATCGAAGGGGCCGAACCGGGTGACTTGCTGGTCGTCGATATCCTCGACATCGGTCCGATTCAGACTGAAACGACGGGACCCGCGCCGGGCCAGGGCTGGGGCTACACCGGGATCTTCGCCAAGCACAATGGCGGCGGTTTCCTCACTGACCACTTCCCCGATGCCTACAAAGCGATCTGGGACTTCCACGGGATCTACGCGACGTCGCGTCATATCCCCGGCGTACGCTTCGCCGGGATCACGCACCCGGGCCTCTTCGGCACCGCTCCCTCGCACGAGTTGCTGGCGGAGTGGAACCGGCGCGAGCGGGCGTTGATCGAGAAGGACCCGAACCGCGTGCCGCCCCTGGCGCTACCGCCGGAGCCGGACGGTGTGCTGGCCGGCAAACTGACAGGGCCGGAGCTCGAGCGGATCGGGCGTGAGGGTGCGCGCACGGTGCCGGCGCGCGAGAACGGCGGCAACCACGACATCAAGAACTTCACCCGCGGCGCCCGCGTCTACTACCCCGTCTTCGTGCCAGGCGCCAAGCTCTCCGGTGGCGACCTGCACTTCTCGCAGGGTGACGGGGAGATCACCTTCTGCGGCGCGATCGAGATGGGTGGCTTCATCGACTTCGGAGTCGACCTGATCAAGGACGGCATGAACAAGTACGGCATCACCACGAACCCGGTCTTCATCCCGGGCCCGGTGGAGCCGCGGTACTCGACCTTCCTCTCGTTCATCGGCTTCTCGGTAGATGAGCACAGCGGCGAGAACCTCTACATCGACGCCACTGTTGCCTACCGGCGGGCCTGCCTGAACGCCATCGAGTACCTGAAGAAGTTCGGCTACTCGGGCGAGCAAGCGTACCTGCTGCTGGGTGCCGCGCCGATCGAGGGGCGGATCAGCGGGGTCGTCGATATCCCGAACGCCTGCTGCTCACTCTACCTGCCGGTCGAGATCTTCGAGTTCGACATCCGACCGAACGCGCAGGGGCCGACCATGGCCAACCGCGGCTCCGCCGCGCGCACCTAG
- a CDS encoding AmiS/UreI family transporter yields MIALILLWVGAVLFLNGLWLLGRIGDREIAVINFFVGGVTLLAALVSAFRGGATFDDIGFGALVLLFSFTYIWIGINRFLQTDGRGLGWYSLFVAITALPISIELLRGATTTWDYWLGLNWLAWAVLWFLYWALLVPKRVGVQLVGVLTLAVGIATAWLPAYLLLRGYMAL; encoded by the coding sequence ATGATCGCGTTGATTCTTCTCTGGGTGGGAGCCGTTCTGTTCCTCAACGGGCTCTGGCTCCTCGGCCGGATTGGTGACCGCGAGATCGCGGTGATCAACTTCTTCGTCGGCGGCGTGACGCTGCTGGCGGCGCTGGTCAGCGCGTTCCGCGGCGGGGCGACCTTCGACGACATCGGGTTCGGCGCGCTGGTCCTCCTGTTCTCGTTCACCTACATCTGGATAGGGATAAATCGCTTCCTCCAGACTGATGGGCGAGGTCTCGGCTGGTACAGCCTGTTCGTGGCCATCACGGCACTCCCGATCAGCATCGAGCTGCTGCGGGGTGCAACCACCACCTGGGACTACTGGCTGGGGCTGAACTGGCTCGCCTGGGCCGTCCTGTGGTTCCTCTACTGGGCACTCCTGGTGCCCAAGCGGGTCGGGGTCCAACTCGTTGGCGTGCTGACGCTGGCCGTCGGGATCGCCACCGCCTGGCTGCCGGCCTACCTGCTGCTGCGCGGCTACATGGCGCTGTAG
- a CDS encoding ABC transporter ATP-binding protein: MANQQRLLTTTGSLGPPALLDVSGLHRAFVTPAETVCAVRDVTFSAYAGEFVCIYGASGSGKSTLLNLIAGLDVADSGTIHVNGVDVGALDEGGRARLRLETIGVVFQDHLLIDEFTAWENVALPLEVRGFTGAEARASALAELERVGLAGLEDRLPSQLSGGQRQRVGIARALVGQRRVLLADEPTGSLDSANSRALFALIRKLCDQGTLAVVCSHDPMCQEFADTVYEMVDGRLRQREVARL, translated from the coding sequence ATGGCGAACCAACAGAGGTTGCTGACCACGACCGGGAGTCTCGGCCCGCCTGCCCTGCTCGACGTCTCGGGGCTGCACAGGGCATTCGTGACGCCGGCGGAGACGGTGTGTGCGGTCCGTGACGTGACGTTCTCCGCGTATGCAGGCGAGTTCGTATGCATCTACGGCGCTAGTGGCTCGGGCAAGTCCACGCTGCTCAACTTGATCGCTGGGCTGGACGTGGCGGACAGCGGGACGATCCACGTGAACGGCGTCGATGTCGGCGCCCTCGACGAGGGGGGCCGGGCACGCCTGAGGCTGGAGACGATTGGGGTCGTCTTCCAGGATCACCTGCTGATCGATGAGTTCACCGCCTGGGAGAACGTGGCACTGCCACTGGAGGTACGCGGTTTCACAGGAGCGGAGGCCAGGGCCTCAGCCCTGGCCGAGCTCGAGCGCGTCGGGCTGGCCGGTCTTGAGGACCGGCTGCCCAGCCAACTCTCGGGAGGGCAGCGACAGCGCGTCGGGATTGCCCGGGCACTCGTCGGCCAGCGCCGCGTCTTGCTGGCCGACGAGCCAACCGGCTCCCTGGACTCAGCCAACTCACGCGCGCTGTTCGCCCTGATCCGCAAACTGTGCGACCAGGGCACGCTGGCCGTCGTCTGTTCGCACGACCCGATGTGTCAGGAGTTCGCTGATACGGTGTACGAGATGGTAGACGGGCGTTTGCGTCAGCGGGAGGTCGCACGGCTATGA
- a CDS encoding peptidase inhibitor family I36 protein, with translation MHKKSLLVALALALSSVAAAGSVQAELEECDSGHVCMWGNTDFNWLIGERPSGGGLVALSGAANNQMDSWANGSNTNAAGYDNWDGTGDCQTFHAFGRDNNVAFWNSDEVSSWRTNRGC, from the coding sequence GTGCACAAGAAATCCCTACTCGTAGCGCTCGCACTGGCCCTCTCATCCGTTGCCGCGGCTGGGAGCGTACAAGCAGAACTCGAGGAATGCGATAGCGGACATGTGTGCATGTGGGGAAACACTGACTTCAACTGGCTGATTGGTGAGCGCCCGAGCGGGGGAGGTCTAGTAGCCCTGTCTGGCGCCGCGAACAACCAGATGGACTCTTGGGCCAACGGCAGCAACACCAATGCAGCGGGATACGACAACTGGGATGGCACAGGAGACTGCCAGACGTTCCATGCATTCGGACGTGATAACAACGTTGCCTTCTGGAACAGCGATGAGGTCTCTTCATGGCGAACCAACAGAGGTTGCTGA
- the fdh gene encoding formate dehydrogenase, with product MGIGGRLKNYVGMVPNPISSKTRQVGSRIRGADVTVSVCPYCAVGCSQLVYAKDGRIIDIEGNYESPINGGTLCPKGAATYGLVYSPNRITKVKYRAPYSDHWEERPLDWAMERIAQLVKQTRDATYQETDEHGTVVNRTLGIGHLGGATLDNEENYLIKKLFAGGLGIVPIENQARIUHSSTVPGLGARLGRGGATTTLQSLADSDCIVIMGSNMAENHPVGFRFVVRAKTRGATVIHVDPRFSRTSALADLYVPLRAGTDLAVLGGLINYVINSERWNTDPFFKEYVTHYTNASVIINPEYQGPEDLGGIFSGYIPEERRYETDTWQYAGQDERPAASEDKAQTAEPRPEYIGRLDEPVRRDPTLQDPNCVFQIVKRHYARYTPEMVERISGIPQDVFIRLAETILENSGRDRTTAFCYAVAWTQHTNGTQTIGACALLQLLLGNIGRPGGGILALRGHATIQGSTDIPTLYNLLPGYLPMPMATALERDESLDAYLRRNRPMTGAWYNTPAYLVSLLKAWYGDAATPENDFCYDLVPKIGGDASFQAMIPMMKDGIMKGLFVMGMNPAVGGQNAILAREGLANLDWLVVRDVHEIETAAFWWDAPEVRAGKVRPQDIKTEVFLLPAALPGEKEGSFTNTQRLVQWHDKAIDPPDDVRSEVWFVYHLGRRLKELYQGDDTPKGRQIAALTWEYPTEGPHDEPVVEAIVREINGYTVADGRLVPDYTALRDDGSTACGCWIYSGIMPEEGRNRAKDRRGDERASLEWGYSWPRNVRLLYNRASADPQGRPWSERKKWIWWDEEAGRWTGYDVPDFPVTKPPDYTPPPGAVGLDAHPGDAPFVNMADGRGWLFAASGLRDGPLPTHYEPWETPVGNPLYPEHPRSPAANLLERPDNRYHEIGDPRFPYVITTYRLTEHHTAGGMSRFVPWLAELQPHGFVEISPELAEELGINNGDWVVISTLRGETESRALVTERLQPLVINGKKIHQVGMPWHFGYSGIAKGGIANDLSALVEDPNSRIHEAKAFTCNLRKGRLTRSTDEEGRG from the coding sequence ATGGGCATCGGTGGCCGGCTCAAGAACTACGTCGGGATGGTTCCCAACCCGATCAGTTCGAAGACGCGCCAGGTCGGCTCGCGCATCCGCGGCGCCGACGTGACCGTCAGCGTCTGCCCCTACTGCGCCGTCGGATGCTCTCAGCTCGTGTACGCCAAGGATGGGCGCATCATCGACATCGAGGGCAACTACGAGAGCCCCATCAACGGCGGCACGTTGTGCCCTAAGGGCGCGGCGACCTACGGCCTGGTTTACAGCCCGAACCGGATTACCAAAGTCAAGTACCGGGCGCCGTACAGCGATCACTGGGAGGAACGCCCGCTCGACTGGGCCATGGAGCGCATCGCCCAGCTCGTCAAGCAGACGCGCGACGCGACCTACCAGGAGACCGACGAGCACGGCACCGTCGTGAATCGCACCCTCGGCATCGGCCACCTCGGCGGTGCGACCCTCGACAATGAAGAGAACTACCTGATCAAGAAGCTCTTCGCGGGCGGGCTCGGGATCGTCCCGATCGAGAACCAGGCGCGGATATGACACTCCAGCACGGTGCCCGGTCTGGGCGCCCGACTCGGTCGCGGAGGCGCGACGACGACGCTGCAGAGCCTGGCGGACAGCGACTGCATCGTCATCATGGGCTCAAACATGGCGGAGAACCACCCGGTCGGCTTCCGCTTTGTCGTGAGAGCCAAGACCCGGGGGGCGACGGTGATCCACGTCGATCCGCGGTTCTCGCGCACATCCGCGCTGGCGGACCTCTATGTGCCGTTGCGGGCCGGCACGGATCTCGCCGTGCTCGGCGGGCTGATCAACTACGTCATCAACAGCGAGCGCTGGAATACCGACCCGTTCTTCAAGGAGTACGTGACGCACTATACCAACGCGTCGGTCATCATCAACCCGGAATACCAGGGGCCGGAGGATCTCGGCGGCATCTTCTCCGGGTACATCCCCGAGGAGCGACGGTACGAGACCGACACCTGGCAATACGCGGGACAGGATGAGCGGCCTGCCGCGTCCGAGGACAAGGCGCAGACGGCCGAGCCGCGGCCGGAGTACATCGGGCGCCTCGACGAGCCGGTCCGCCGCGACCCGACGCTACAGGACCCGAACTGCGTCTTCCAGATCGTCAAGCGCCACTACGCGCGCTACACGCCGGAGATGGTGGAGCGGATCAGCGGCATCCCGCAGGACGTCTTCATCCGTCTGGCGGAGACGATCCTTGAGAACTCTGGGCGCGACCGGACCACGGCCTTCTGCTACGCGGTCGCCTGGACCCAGCACACGAACGGGACGCAGACCATTGGCGCGTGCGCGCTGCTGCAGCTACTGCTCGGCAACATCGGCCGGCCAGGGGGCGGCATCCTGGCCCTGCGCGGGCATGCAACGATTCAGGGGAGCACCGACATCCCGACGCTCTACAACCTCCTGCCCGGTTATCTGCCGATGCCGATGGCGACCGCGCTGGAGCGGGACGAAAGCCTCGACGCGTACCTGCGCCGCAACCGGCCCATGACCGGCGCCTGGTACAACACGCCCGCCTACCTGGTCAGCCTGCTCAAGGCCTGGTACGGCGACGCGGCGACGCCCGAGAACGACTTCTGCTACGACCTGGTGCCGAAGATCGGCGGCGACGCATCGTTCCAGGCCATGATCCCGATGATGAAGGACGGGATCATGAAGGGGCTGTTCGTCATGGGCATGAACCCGGCCGTGGGTGGGCAGAACGCCATCCTGGCCCGGGAGGGGCTGGCGAACCTCGACTGGCTGGTCGTCCGCGACGTGCACGAGATCGAGACGGCCGCCTTCTGGTGGGACGCGCCGGAGGTCCGCGCGGGCAAGGTGCGCCCGCAGGATATCAAGACCGAGGTCTTCTTGCTCCCGGCCGCGCTGCCCGGGGAGAAGGAGGGATCCTTCACCAACACCCAGCGGCTGGTGCAGTGGCACGACAAGGCGATTGATCCACCGGACGACGTGCGCTCCGAGGTCTGGTTTGTCTACCACCTGGGCCGCCGCTTGAAAGAGCTGTATCAGGGGGACGATACGCCGAAGGGCCGGCAGATCGCCGCGCTTACCTGGGAGTATCCCACGGAAGGGCCGCACGACGAGCCGGTGGTCGAGGCGATCGTCAGGGAGATCAACGGCTACACCGTGGCTGACGGGCGCCTGGTGCCGGACTACACCGCGCTGCGGGACGACGGCTCGACGGCGTGCGGCTGCTGGATCTACTCCGGCATCATGCCGGAGGAGGGCCGCAACCGGGCGAAGGACCGCCGCGGCGACGAGCGCGCGTCGCTGGAGTGGGGCTACTCATGGCCGCGCAACGTGCGCCTGCTCTACAACCGTGCCTCGGCGGACCCGCAGGGCCGCCCCTGGAGCGAGCGCAAGAAGTGGATCTGGTGGGACGAAGAGGCCGGCCGCTGGACCGGCTACGACGTACCCGACTTCCCGGTCACCAAGCCGCCGGACTACACGCCCCCGCCGGGGGCGGTCGGGCTCGATGCCCATCCCGGGGATGCGCCCTTCGTCAACATGGCCGATGGCCGGGGCTGGCTCTTCGCGGCCTCCGGGCTGCGGGACGGTCCGCTGCCGACACACTACGAGCCGTGGGAGACGCCGGTCGGCAACCCGCTCTATCCGGAGCACCCGCGCAGCCCGGCCGCCAACCTGCTGGAGCGCCCGGACAACCGCTACCATGAGATCGGCGATCCGCGCTTCCCGTACGTCATCACGACCTACCGCCTGACCGAGCACCACACCGCGGGCGGCATGTCGCGCTTCGTGCCCTGGCTGGCCGAGTTGCAGCCACACGGGTTCGTCGAGATCAGTCCTGAGCTGGCGGAGGAACTGGGGATCAACAACGGCGACTGGGTCGTGATCTCGACCCTCCGGGGCGAGACGGAGAGCCGGGCGCTGGTCACCGAGCGCCTGCAGCCGCTGGTGATCAACGGCAAGAAGATCCACCAGGTGGGCATGCCCTGGCACTTCGGCTACAGTGGCATCGCCAAGGGCGGCATCGCGAATGACCTCAGCGCGCTGGTCGAGGACCCGAACTCGCGTATCCACGAGGCGAAGGCGTTCACCTGCAATCTCCGTAAGGGCCGGCTGACGCGCAGCACCGACGAGGAGGGGCGCGGATGA
- a CDS encoding 4Fe-4S dicluster domain-containing protein: protein MSTKVIRDQPGRTGTTGARPGAMGFLTDTTLCIGCKACEVACKQWNQLPMDEFGFTGYSYDNTGDLSGTTWRHVAFIERISDSEGRRPTSMRAFQSNWLMMSDVCKHCVNAGCMEACPTGAIIRTEFDTVVVQQDVCNGCGYCVPACPFGVIALDLGDGRARVGDHKAHKCTLCYDRLRDGLEPACAKACPTDSIQFGLVEDLMDRAKQRVADLRAQGVEEAHIYGDRAVGGTGGIDGLNAFFILTAPPEVYNLPAQPELPQRKTIPASVSTALAAVAFAVGAILSLRRK from the coding sequence ATGAGCACCAAGGTAATCCGCGACCAACCGGGCCGGACGGGTACGACCGGCGCCCGGCCAGGGGCGATGGGCTTCCTGACCGACACGACGCTGTGCATCGGCTGCAAGGCCTGCGAGGTCGCCTGCAAGCAGTGGAACCAACTGCCGATGGACGAGTTCGGGTTCACTGGCTACAGCTACGACAACACGGGCGACCTCAGTGGCACGACCTGGCGGCATGTCGCCTTCATCGAGCGCATCAGCGACAGCGAGGGGCGGCGCCCCACGTCGATGCGCGCGTTCCAGTCCAACTGGCTGATGATGAGCGACGTCTGCAAGCACTGCGTCAACGCCGGGTGCATGGAGGCCTGCCCGACCGGGGCGATCATCCGCACCGAGTTCGACACCGTGGTCGTGCAGCAGGATGTCTGCAACGGCTGTGGCTACTGCGTGCCGGCTTGCCCCTTCGGCGTCATCGCCCTTGACCTGGGCGACGGCCGGGCGCGCGTCGGTGACCACAAGGCCCACAAGTGCACGCTCTGCTACGATCGGCTGCGCGACGGTCTGGAGCCGGCCTGCGCCAAGGCGTGCCCGACTGACTCGATCCAGTTCGGGCTGGTCGAGGATCTGATGGACCGGGCGAAGCAGCGGGTGGCCGATCTGCGGGCGCAGGGCGTGGAGGAGGCACACATTTACGGCGACCGGGCGGTCGGCGGTACCGGCGGCATCGACGGGCTGAACGCCTTCTTCATCCTGACCGCGCCGCCTGAGGTCTACAACCTGCCCGCTCAGCCCGAACTGCCGCAGCGCAAGACGATCCCGGCCTCAGTGAGCACGGCTCTCGCGGCGGTGGCGTTCGCGGTGGGGGCGATCCTGTCGCTGCGACGAAAGTGA